Genomic DNA from Prunus persica cultivar Lovell chromosome G1, Prunus_persica_NCBIv2, whole genome shotgun sequence:
cagaaGGAATACTGCTCTGCAGACTGCAGTTCCTTGTAATTTATTGCGTTCTGTTTGACAAACTGCTCAAGTTAACATTGATTCCTGTACCGTCAGACCAAAAATTTCCACCCAGATTTTGGTCCTCCACAAGCTGAGTCTTCTTTTATTAGTTGTGAAAGTTTTGGGCTTACATATAAATAGCTCCTTGGTTTCCTGCAACCATGAAATGCTCATCAAGCTTTGTTGTGAAAACAATGGAAATGCTAACGACTGGGCAAAATAGCCCCATCTGAGCAGCTCAGCTACATTTTCCTGTTGATTATAGCAAGGTACACTGATTCCTGAACCATTCTGCTATTATTTTCTCTGTATATTCTGTCTTAGAAATGTTTGCCATGAATGTTCATCTATATGAACAAGGTACATTATATTGGAATTATTCTATCCAAGTggtaagagccaaatataataGTTTCTGCTGTGGCATCTGTTCTGCCTGCAGGTCAGAGAAACACTCATTTTATATATCAAGAAAATGGGTTTTCCTGACTTTAGCTTTTCAAGTTAGTCTTACTCAATTTACTGTGTAAAAAAATGTTGTGATTTTCCATGCTTAGGTTGTAAATCATTTCCCAATATTTTCCAGTTTTACTCATATCTTGTAAGCTGGGAAGGCAGGGGAACAATAAGGGAGATTACTATTATATTCAATATAGGTtctaaattttatattaaaaaaaaaaaatcctacatGAGATGGACTTTAGACACAcaagctcatttacaacataataaAGAGGTTTCGAACTTcttaaaaattacaaatttgccattaatttttaaaataagcccaaccccaaaacctcataaactcaaaacactcaatagggcatcaaagtaatttaataaccaaaattaaattcaataggaccagctgtcattttttgggtttgtttatagaaattaaatgatgtagggtttatctatatcactgatgctaagaatgggtatataactaaatatttcGAAGAACAAATCCAAGACTTGACCACATTTACTAtgggccagtttggcattgctgtactgtgaaatttttttgttaaaagtgttgtagGTACTGATTTcagcataatcagaaaatgattgccgcataatcattaaatccAACACCTCTTCAAAACTAATTCATacataatcaaaaaatgaaagcacctcattagctgctttcccttatagctttctcttacatcaatttttaacaataagtgattttctcatagtttaccaaacgggctgggcttcccaaattttttaaaaaatcacttctcaccccaaataagcatTGCTAAACTGGCACTACGTCGGTTACAGTTAAATTAAGATATCTTATGTTTGCTGCTTCTCAATCTTATCTGATAAACAATACCAGACCCTCCTTACCCATTTTTGCCTAATTGTTGTGCTATTTCAAGGTTTTATACCAACATTGTAAAGTAAAGGAATTTGTTAAAAACCTTTTTCTCCccggagaaagagaaaagttaACATGAATAGTGCACATATGAGACTCTAGTTCTGTATCATGCTTGTATTGATCTAGAGAAGAATGGCATTGCATTTTCTGTTGAGAGTTCCCAATGCTCAAATTGAgggcttttctttttgcatagAACAAACCACAACTTCTCTTTGAAAGATGGAAAACAACAAGATATCAGGGAGACAGCCAAAATTAGGAGACCATGTCTCGATTGAAATCACTCCTGAGCATGATGAACTTGTATCTTCTATCAAGGAAAAGATGGAAAACATTGCTGTATCAGTCTGTATCTTCAGAGTCCCCCAGGAACTTCGCGAGCATAACGAAAAGAAATATACTCCTGATCATGTTTCCATTGGTCCTTTGCACCGTGCAAAAGAGACTAGAGTGCCGCAAGATGATAAGTGGCGCTATTGTTATGCACTCCTCAATCGAAAACCGAATTTAGAAGCAACCTTGAACATCTGCGTGAAAGCTCTTCGAGAGTTGGAGCACAAAGCACGAAGATGCTATGAGGGAGAGATTGATATCAGCAGCAGTGATGACTTTGTTCAATTGTTGCTAATTGATGGCTGCTTCATCATTGAGCTATTTCTGAAGTTTGCCTACAAGAGCCTTAGGTCCCGGAGAGACCCTATATTCACCAAGCCTGGGATGCTTTTCGAAATGAGACGTGACATGGCATTACTAGAAAACCAAATTCCTTTCTTTGTTGTTCAAAGGCTATTTCAATTAGTACCACTTCCTCCAAAATGCAACGAGCCACTCAATGAGCTCGCGTCCCGGTTCTACAGAAGAATAATACCAGGAGATGATGAGCATGTTATCAAAGACAAATTCAATCAAGAAGGGTATCATTTACTTGATCTAATTCGGCATTGTATCCTCCCAACAAATCCGAAATTGCATCTGAAAGAAAATGTGCCTCAAAAACATTTGGATTGTGCCAAAAAGCTTAAAAGTGCTGGCATTAAATTCAAGACGGCTACAAGCCAAAGTTTCTTGGACATCAAGTTTGCTCATGGTGTTTTCAAAATCCCACCTCTTGAAGTCCACCATTGCACAGAAGCACTTCTTAGGAACCTCATTGCACTTGAGCAGCGTCAGCTTGATGATACCATACAGCATGTCACATCTTATGCCTTCCTCATGGGGTGCCTCATCACCTCCGAGAAGGATGTAAAATTACTTCGGCGGAGACAGATTCTCATCCACGATGAGAAGAAGGATAAAGAGGTTTTTCAAATGTTCGAGAAGCTTTGCAAGGAGATCAAGCTGATGGATTTCTACTATGGGAGGCTTTTTCAAGATGTGGCTGAATACAAGAGCAAAAGTTGGCATGAAAAGCGGCAGAATTTGGACACACATCTCAAAACTCCGACTTCAGTTATGGTGTTTGTTGTTGCAatgttgcttcttcttctcaccTTTGTTGGAGCTTGCTTTTCCATACTCTCCTTTGCTCTCCACCATGTTTAGAACAAACAACCCCCAATCCATACACACTTGATGAAAccacatttatatattatatgattgTTCAATACACAATTAATAATATGATTTCACAATGATTGATTTTGGGTTCAGTATTTCTTTAATATAGCCTTATAACTTTAAACAACATAGCatttacaaaaaatataatgtaaatttatcatatttacTAATTATATTACTAATCACGCCTctaacaaatgaaataaataaatgcgATGCAAATGGTTTCCAAATAAATTTCGCTatacacattataatcaaacatcaaatttggccccccccaaaaaaaaaaaaaaaagagcagtCGGTAAAGTCTTTAGATCAAGTTGTATCTTGTCTTCAATCTCAACCTCATGAAAGGAATAAAGCCATCCCATCTAATAAAgcgttttattttttcaactgtctggattttcatttattttttttctcgcATTTTGGGGCCAACAGACCCGACAGACAGAGTGACACGCAGAGCATCACACGTACCCTTCTGCATATTTGACCCGGGCATTACTCTGTCGTGTCTTATGCTAATAATTCAAAGCAAAGACTTAAACCTCCTATCCATCACATGAGCACCACATCTCCTAAACATCCACCCGTCGGATGGTCATCACTAGCCTCAGGACCCCACCCATGAGAACCATCCAACCGTTCACATAAACTAACAAAATATCACAACAAGTGACACATCACATCACTACACACCCTTTGAACTTTCTATCATGTTGGTGGCCATAGCCAATTGCATAAAGAGCTCTTCTTTCTCACCCTTTGAACTTTCGGTGTTCTTTCTTCTGACCAACTTTTCAGATCAAAAAAATCCCACAAACACGGAGAGAGATGGGAGAAAGGAGAATTGGAGTGGCGGTGGATTTCTCGGCTGGCAGCCGGGCAGCCCTGAAATGGGCAGTGGACAACGTTGCCAGGCAGGGCGATTTCCTCATCCTGGTCGTCGTTCGTCCTGAAGAGAACTATGAGCAAGGCGAGATGCAGCTCTGGGGAGTCACCGGTTCCCGtatgccctctctctctctctctctctctctctctctccgtgtCATATAAGTGTATAGATCTTTTATAAttaactctctctcctctgttaATTGTCAGCTCTGATCAAGATTTCCTGGTTAAAGTTTGAaacttttctgtttcttttgctTATTTGGTttaaagttttaattttgatttctggattttgtttgttatgaGTGGATGCATGATAAATTGACTCACTTTGCAGCTTTGATCCCTGTGGTTGAGTTCTCTGATGCCAACGTTATGAAGAAGTATAAAGTGAATCCTGACCCTGAAACCTTGGACATCGCCAACACTGCGGCTAAGCAGAAAGAGGTTGGCTGCAACTtggttttattaattattcagCTCATCATACTAATTGAGCTCTATTTCAATGATGTTCTTGCACAATTGAATAATGAAGTGGTGTTTTGTGACCTTGTGATTTGGAGCAGATTACGGTGGTGATGAAGATCTACTGGGGCGACGCCCGTGAGAAGATCATTGAGGCTATTGACAAGATTCCCTTGAGCCTCCTTGTTATTGGAAACAGAGGCCTTGGCAAGCTCAAGAGGTACCAATCACAAACTCAAATCAATTATTTGTTGATGCATGAATTTGAGTTTGTGTTACAACCAcatgtttgttgttttggaatttttgaGTTTGGTTGAGGGAGGCTGCCATTGCTTTCCAGTTCGTGCTTGGCTGCTTTCTTTGGTTATCAAGTTCCTATTGACTTCTTGGGGCCCATGATGGCAATAATAATCTAATGGCTACCATAGACTTTTCTTCACAGTTATACTGTTTGTACTGTTATGAAACGTGGGTTTGTGAATCAAACCACTTtggataattaaaataaaaaaatcctcatctaatttcttttgtgttttgattGGATCTGGatgtgtttgttgttttgcagAGTCATCATGGGCAGTGTCAGCAACCATGTGGTAAATAATGCTTCCTGTCCAGTTACTGTAGTGAAGAACAATCCGGACCAGGAAAGCTAAATCCTTTGTCCCCCAATGCCCTGCTTGGTAAATAAGTGCAATGCTGCCTCTGGTTCAATTGCTCCCTTTCCTGCAACTGCAAGCCGTTTTTAGTTTGCATAAGATTTAGTTAAAATTATGTTTCCAACTGTTTGTTACTGTATCTTGAAGTTGGACAGATTTCATGTATGTATATGCTGGAGTTTGTGTATGCGTATAGCGTATATATGAGTTCAGCTTGTGGCCGATGATGGTGATTTTGTTCTTAGAATTCAAGGGCTAATTAACTTGTATACAAGGTTTCTCCATTGCCATGCACCTGAGTTCGAACTTCAGGGAAGAGTCTTTTGCTTTTGGAGGAGAGGGTATTTACCTATGTGTGCAAgggcttgtagctcaagtggcTAAGAGCATTTACATCCCTtgtgtaaataaaaaactaaaactttTGGATTGACAATCCATCCATTCCATGCTCTGATTAATACTAAGCAATACCAAGAAAGGCCAAAGATGACCAATCCGTGTTTGCTTAACCGTCAACATTAATTTCTCCCTTTATTTTAGAATGTCCaccttctatttttatttgaagagCTTAAACTATAGATCATTTAGAAGATTAGCCGTTATCAGGTTTTGCAGTatgcggagagagagagagagagagagagagagagagcatccACTTATTATAGGAGATTGAATTGCAGTCCTCTCATTCTAAAGCTAAtggtgaaaaaaagaaaaagaaaaaaggaacgAGCTAAAAGAAGTGAATCCCATTCATAGCCAAAAAATCCGCAAACCAAGCTAATGGTAGTCCTCTGCCTGAAAGACCAACCAAACCAACTCCCAACATAAATCTTCTTTCAAAAGCTCtcattccttcattttcttctcttttagtTTCTCCCACCCTGCAAACAATTCAGAAACAACAATGGAGCCAAAGTACCATACTCAATCACCTCTCatcatcttatttttcttcctcttttgctTCAACTTTGCACAGGCCGTTTGCAAGCCTCGGAATTTAAACTTAAGGTACCTAACTATTCCCTCTACATCACCAAATTCTCCTTCAAACTCGCAGCCGGCTATGTCCCCTACTAAGCCACAGCCGGGTCAATTCTTCTCTTCATGGCGCCCAACAGGTCCTCCACCAAGCCGTACTGCATCAGCCCCAAACCCTTCTTCACAGCCTCCAGAAAAACCACCTCCTGCTGGCAATTCTATTTCTCCTTCACCTTCCTCCACATCCTTTCTTCGCCACCCTTCTGATAATCCCAAAGACAGCCCGCGCAGCAACCTCTTTACACAATCTACATATCCCAAATCAGCTTCATCTTTTGTCCCACCTAACCCAGCAATCCAACAAATATGCAAAAACACTGACTACCCTGATATGTGCGTCTCATCTGTGGCCCCTTTCCTACCATTAGTACCCAAGCTGGACCCTGTAGCTGTGCTTGAGATGACAATCAAGGCAGCCACGACGCATGCCAAGTTGTCGCTAGCCGCGGCCTCAAAACTTGTGCTGATGAATAACATTGCCCGTGGCACAGCCGCTGCGCTCAGTGATTGCAAGGACATGTACGGTGATGCCTTGGATGGCCTTCAGAGTGCAATGGATGCAATCCAGAGCCGTGACATTGGCACGATCAATAGCATGCTCAGCGGGGTGGTGACAGATGCTATGACATGCGGGGATGGGTTTGAAGGAGAGAATTCTCCATTAGGGGATTATGATGACAAGCTTCACAAGATGGCCAGCAATTGCCTTGCCATTGCTTCcttgatcaagtgatcatGATATATAAATCTTCAATTGTTTCCATTTTGCTTTTGTGCTGTCTCTTTTAATTTGTAAAAGAGaaacatcaaatatatatagctaGAAAATTGGGAAGAGTAGATGTAGGAATATGTTAAACAAGTACCAGCATGTATCATTTGGAATTACTTGTATAGACATATATATACCTGGTTATGAAAGAATGTTATGCAAATACTCATAAATTTGCATCTTTGCATTCAAACTAAggattttgaatatttgaatttgtatTAGGGAGCTTTTATCGGCACTCTAAAgtcttgtaaaaataaaaggaagaaattaCATTTAAAGGAATGCATGATGACTTTTTTGGAATGGCGAATAACGGTTTCCCTTATTATAAGACTGTGTCATGAGATTTTTGAAATACTAATCGGTTCATCAAATCCATATATATTTCACtactttataaatttaagATTATATGGACTTCAAATAATCAAGAAGAAATGGTGTCTCAAACCTTTGGTTGTCATTTATCGTCAACAACCTTTTCTGTTTGGGCTTGAGGCCTGTCCACAAGCCCATGACTGGTTCATCAACATATGACCTGCTTAAAAATCTGCGCTAattaaatgaaggaaaaacaaaaatggaggAAAATGAAACAGATAATGGAGTTCCATTTTCATGCTTTACCAAAACTAGTCCCAAAATGGCAAACTCCACTCTCTCACACTCGGAGCATTAACTCCTGGAGTCTTCCTTTGCAGCAACCTAGGGTTTCTATTCGCTTCGTCGCTTATGCTTTGTGCTACTCCCTGCCTTCTTCAATGTAAGTAAGTGCTTTTCATGTCGTCTTCGTTTCCAGTTTCcacatttctttttcaattctcTGTTCGTTTCCACGGAGAATGGTTTGACAGAAAATCTGAAACACCAACTCAAGAAAAGAAGCTAAATTGTAAGGaggtaccttttttttttgttcttcttcttagCTTGAAAGTAGAGTAAGAGTGGACGTTGGTGCGGCCTTAATTTTCCGTTTGGTTGCTTAGAAACGAAAATGTTGTCTCTAAGAACTTACAAATCCATGGCGAAACCACGgcaatgaaaatatttaagCTTCAGTATGTTGCTGGTTTTCGTTTTCTGTCATAAACCACTTGTTGGTGCCATTAGATTTGTGctatcatatttatttatttcttactcagggatttgtttatttatttatttatatatttgagGTAGAAGCATAAGAGCACTGCAGCTATTTGCGCATAAATGGAAAGTTTCGTTGGAGCTGGGCTTTCACCTGGATGTTGCAttgtgaggaagaagaggagtgTTGTAGCACAAAAACCTCGCTTAGATCCCCCCATATTTTCACCGACCTCTAATATTTTTCCACCCTTTGGAAACATGGATAAGGATCAGAATAATAAGGAGAAAGTAGTTCTTTTTGATGGATTGGGAAGGGGGAACAAGCTGAAGAAGTTAAAGCTTAAGCTTGGAGGTGTTACTCATACAATCCACACCAAGTATACAACAGATTTTGGCTGTGGTGGTGGCTCTTCCATCGCTAAATCTTCAAGCTTGATCGATGCCTTCACACCCCAACTGAAGCCCCTTCCTCAGGTTCCTCACTCTGATTCTTGTAATTATTGCAACTGTTAATATGTCTCATTTTGGACCACCTGTATAAgtggaatttatttttttaacctGTCTGATTTTccaatgaatttgatttttcttctgtGTAATCACAACTGTAATGACAATGAACTCTTTAAATCGTTTGTAGTCCAATGATGGCTATTTTGGTTTCACAAGTTACTTTATAGAAAGAAATACCCCCATTTTTAGAAGGAATTGTATGTGACTTGTTCCGTTTTTCATGTTTCCAAAATATGGATGCCTTGTCATTTTACTTTTCACCCAGATGAGAGCTTGTTTAGTAATATTGTTGATGCAGGATGATGTAGGTGGAGGTCCCTTCTGTTCTGATGGGGGAAATGGCTTTGGAGTTAAACGAAAAGACCACTTGAAAGTTGATTCTAGTTCTAGAAAGGAGTATtcttcaaaaggaaaaatcttTAAGGAAAGTGCTCCAATGGATAATGAACCAGTTCGTAAGAGCAAGCGGGTTCCTAAGAGATGTGTCTTAGATGcggatgaggatgatgatgaagatgaggaaATCCGATTCCTTGGAAGACTAAGTGATTCTAAGGTTGCTCGTTCAGAGAGAATTCAAATGAATGATGACTTTCATGGAGATGCTAATGGAGAATATAAATCATCAAGATTGGGAAAAGATAGGAGAAACAAGTCAAGATCAGAGAAAAAGTACAAGGACAAAGACTAtttggaagaagaggaagaactgGCATCTGATGATGAGCCTGAACCAAATGGAAAGAAGCTGAAAAAGGGATCTCTTTGTTTACCTCCAGAAGGGTGGAAAGAATCACCCCCCACTACACGCAACCGTGCCCTCCAGTCCGGAAAAGATATTTTAACTGGTGCTGGTTCAGGTTTTCATGAACTTGCAACTGATTTGCTTCCTGCCCCATCTAAAAGTGCGCatcttctctctttgtttatTGCGTAATTctggttatatttatatgcataTGTGTACTAAacttgttttcagtttttctgTTGGCTGGTTGACCGCAGGAAAGGAGAAGGTCTCTGAAGTGGAACGACAATTAAAGAAAGCTGAGGCTACACAGAGACGTAAAGTACAGTCAGAGAAGGCAGCTAGGGAAGCTGAGGTTTGGCCTTTATATCAGgttttataatattatctcAGGTGACAAATGTAGAAACAGTCTCACTTCTAATTTTTAGGCTGAGGCAATCAGAAAGATACTTGGTCAAGattcgaagaagaagaagaaggaagaaaaacttAAGCAGCAGAGGGATGAATTGATTCAGGTATTTGGAAATTATTGAatatttgtcttctttttctcatgGCTGTTTGAATTTGTTATGATGCAGTGTTGACTATAATATTATGCAGGGAAGGACTGGCAGTGCTGTCACACTGGCACCGAACACTGTCCGATGGGTCATCGGTCCTAACGGAACGATCGTTACATTCTCTGATGATATTGGTCTGCCAGGTATATTCAGTCCAGTGCCCTGCAGGTACGGCATTTGCTTCCTTCTTACCATCcccagtttttgtttttaatctttaaaTGTTGCTTTTGCTTCATGTAACTGGCACGTAAATTTGATGATTTGTGTTATTTAGCTATCCTCCCCCACGTGAAAAATGTGCGGGTCCAAATTGCACGAATGCATACAAGTATCGGGATTCCAAGTCGAAGCTTCCTCTGTGCAGTCTTCATTGTTACAGGGCAATACAAGAAATGATGCAGCCTCTAATTTCTTGCTGATATCATCTCCCCCTGCCCATCATTTTGAACCAATTAATATGTTTGATGTAGGCAGACGGATAATGGAAACTCATCATTTTGAAGTTATGCTGGAATTGCGCTAGATCATCCCCTTCAAATTGTCCACTAACCACTAATGTTTTGTTAGGATAAGCAAATTATGCTGTAAGTGCAATTAATTAGAGTAGTTATATGAAAAACGGATGTGTTTCAATGCTGCATTATAATTAGTGGCTTGTGCTAATTTTGGCGCGAGGGAAACATGTTTGAATCAAATAATGCTATTTTCTGACTGCATATGCACCACTAAAAATCCACGTGGACCTCTGTtgccaaacaaaaacatggcCACCGTGTTAACGTTTTGACTTCCCATGCCCTTATAACAAAGTCTTGTGCTAGTTGTTTTGTTACTGGAGAAAATGAGTACgttaattgaaaataaataagatgaaAAATTTCGATTGATCCATAGGCAGGAACGAATTATAGTAATTTGTTCCAACCCGAGACATAAACAAAGACAAGGATAATCTTTCTGAAGCAAAAAAGACTCGAGAAATCGAAAATAACCTTAACTACAAGGTCAGGCATCGTATGCATAAAGGTGGTCACCGGTCACCAGAATTTTCATATATCAAAGAGACTTTCATATATCGAAGATTTGTCAATTTCTGTGACATGAATATGTTTCTGGGATGACCAAGCTTACAAATGCAAAACAGGTTAAGTTTACTTACAATTGTATACAATAAGACGATCATAATTGATAATAGATCACAAATTCTCCAAATAGATGTAAAACTTTAAACAGAAGTCTTTTAGCTACTATAAGGCAAAGGCATCTTCTGTTACCAAGGCAGTACCAATCATCTCTAAATCTAAGATCCATCCATGAAAACAGCACCGTGTCCGCTAGATTTCATAAACTTCTTAAATAGAAGAACCATAATTGCAATGGTAAGTCCAACAGCAGCCCATGTGAACAAGCGATCATCGGCCGGTTTTTGTACTTTCATTTCTGGCCTTTGTAGCAGCTGACTTGATCCACCGGAAGGAGCTGCATTCAATGTCCTCGCTACTTCAGGGCCTGGGTTACCATTCAAAGGGGCTTCCTGTACTTCTTCAACAATCCTGTCCCCTACTGCTGGGTTTGGAGACCCTTCTGCAGCAGCTTCCCCAGCAGGTGTGGCTCCATCATGTTGGGAACTCACCTGAACCTCGCCTTCCCTGTTTGAAGGATGCTCTTTGGAATCCTGTGAGGGGCTCAGTTGAGGAACAGGTGGTACCTTGCTTAGCATACATTCATGAATCTGTGAAATTAACATATCCGTTAGCAAGTTTTCGTCATGAAATGCTAGTCTATGTTGATTGCAATGAAACTTTCAGTAGGTATGTACCTCATCAATTAGCTTCTGACGTTCAACAGTGCCATATCTTGGGGCTGCTGCACGAGATTTGATGGCCAGGGAAcgcctttcttccttcttgtaTTCTACTGAACCCAATGCACCATTTGGGTTGGTGGGCATAAATGCAATAAGTGCAACTAAAGCAGTTCGCACTGCAAACAGCAACAGTACATTAGCAAGACGAAAATAAAATGCCACAACTCAAATTTCGGCTGTCTTTCCCATTAGCACACAGACCATATTCCCAATCCCGATTAAAATGTCAATAACTGAATAAATACACACTaagaataaaaataggaaaagatCAAAACACGTCACATTATAGAAAACAATGGATGAAGCCAAGACAATTAGTTCAGGTTGCGGCATGGACTTATAGTGATTTGGTCATTGGACTAAGCAGTCCAGTTCCAACTCCATTTCAAGCCAATCATGGTTTAGTGGTGTATCTATCTATTAAAATGTTATGAGTTCAGGTGTGCATGATTGGGCTAAGCTTGGATGCCCCTTACTAAATGCATATTGGAAAATTGCTAAACCTATCCGGCATGAGTGAACCACATTTAGCTACCTAGTAATCA
This window encodes:
- the LOC18788352 gene encoding UPF0481 protein At3g47200, with the protein product MENNKISGRQPKLGDHVSIEITPEHDELVSSIKEKMENIAVSVCIFRVPQELREHNEKKYTPDHVSIGPLHRAKETRVPQDDKWRYCYALLNRKPNLEATLNICVKALRELEHKARRCYEGEIDISSSDDFVQLLLIDGCFIIELFLKFAYKSLRSRRDPIFTKPGMLFEMRRDMALLENQIPFFVVQRLFQLVPLPPKCNEPLNELASRFYRRIIPGDDEHVIKDKFNQEGYHLLDLIRHCILPTNPKLHLKENVPQKHLDCAKKLKSAGIKFKTATSQSFLDIKFAHGVFKIPPLEVHHCTEALLRNLIALEQRQLDDTIQHVTSYAFLMGCLITSEKDVKLLRRRQILIHDEKKDKEVFQMFEKLCKEIKLMDFYYGRLFQDVAEYKSKSWHEKRQNLDTHLKTPTSVMVFVVAMLLLLLTFVGACFSILSFALHHV
- the LOC18791361 gene encoding universal stress protein PHOS32 → MGERRIGVAVDFSAGSRAALKWAVDNVARQGDFLILVVVRPEENYEQGEMQLWGVTGSPLIPVVEFSDANVMKKYKVNPDPETLDIANTAAKQKEITVVMKIYWGDAREKIIEAIDKIPLSLLVIGNRGLGKLKRVIMGSVSNHVVNNASCPVTVVKNNPDQES
- the LOC18790029 gene encoding pectinesterase inhibitor, which encodes MEPKYHTQSPLIILFFFLFCFNFAQAVCKPRNLNLRYLTIPSTSPNSPSNSQPAMSPTKPQPGQFFSSWRPTGPPPSRTASAPNPSSQPPEKPPPAGNSISPSPSSTSFLRHPSDNPKDSPRSNLFTQSTYPKSASSFVPPNPAIQQICKNTDYPDMCVSSVAPFLPLVPKLDPVAVLEMTIKAATTHAKLSLAAASKLVLMNNIARGTAAALSDCKDMYGDALDGLQSAMDAIQSRDIGTINSMLSGVVTDAMTCGDGFEGENSPLGDYDDKLHKMASNCLAIASLIK
- the LOC18790698 gene encoding uncharacterized protein LOC18790698, whose amino-acid sequence is MESFVGAGLSPGCCIVRKKRSVVAQKPRLDPPIFSPTSNIFPPFGNMDKDQNNKEKVVLFDGLGRGNKLKKLKLKLGGVTHTIHTKYTTDFGCGGGSSIAKSSSLIDAFTPQLKPLPQDDVGGGPFCSDGGNGFGVKRKDHLKVDSSSRKEYSSKGKIFKESAPMDNEPVRKSKRVPKRCVLDADEDDDEDEEIRFLGRLSDSKVARSERIQMNDDFHGDANGEYKSSRLGKDRRNKSRSEKKYKDKDYLEEEEELASDDEPEPNGKKLKKGSLCLPPEGWKESPPTTRNRALQSGKDILTGAGSGFHELATDLLPAPSKRKEKVSEVERQLKKAEATQRRKVQSEKAAREAEAEAIRKILGQDSKKKKKEEKLKQQRDELIQGRTGSAVTLAPNTVRWVIGPNGTIVTFSDDIGLPGIFSPVPCSYPPPREKCAGPNCTNAYKYRDSKSKLPLCSLHCYRAIQEMMQPLISC
- the LOC18790391 gene encoding ubiquitin-conjugating enzyme E2 32 translates to MAEDKYNLKNPAVKRILQEVKEMQSNPSDDFMSLPLEENIFDWQFAIRGPSETEFEGGIYHGRIQLPAEYPFKPPSFMLLTPNGRFETQTKICLSISNHHPEHWQPSWSVRTALVALIAFMPTNPNGALGSVEYKKEERRSLAIKSRAAAPRYGTVERQKLIDEIHECMLSKVPPVPQLSPSQDSKEHPSNREGEVQVSSQHDGATPAGEAAAEGSPNPAVGDRIVEEVQEAPLNGNPGPEVARTLNAAPSGGSSQLLQRPEMKVQKPADDRLFTWAAVGLTIAIMVLLFKKFMKSSGHGAVFMDGS